A region from the Caldisericota bacterium genome encodes:
- a CDS encoding acetyl-CoA carboxylase carboxyltransferase subunit beta, producing the protein MDINIFRRKKKIVVPVLTEKKVKETPVRCQSCGNLIKYEDLKENLKVCPYCGYHFRMTISERINLIADSGTFSEMDTEIKAVDMLNFKSLLAYKESIKQAKKETGLDCAVITGKAKISGFNAAVGVFAFEFIGGSLGSATGEKLTRLTEYAKKHKLPLIIVFSSGGERIQEGIYSLMQVAKIIQAVDSFKKSGGLFIPILTNPSYCGAAAIAMTGSIIIAEKGSSISISGPRITKEVAKKNIPDKLKQAESLLQNGFLDIVVDRYLLKATITQFLKHYNRRTI; encoded by the coding sequence ATGGATATAAATATTTTTAGAAGAAAAAAGAAAATTGTAGTACCAGTTCTTACAGAAAAAAAAGTAAAAGAAACACCAGTAAGATGCCAATCTTGCGGCAATCTTATTAAATACGAGGACCTAAAAGAAAATCTCAAGGTATGCCCATATTGTGGTTATCACTTCCGAATGACAATAAGCGAACGAATAAATCTCATTGCAGATTCAGGCACATTCTCAGAGATGGATACAGAAATAAAAGCTGTTGATATGCTGAACTTTAAAAGTCTACTCGCCTACAAGGAGAGCATAAAACAGGCAAAAAAAGAAACAGGGCTTGATTGTGCTGTAATCACAGGAAAAGCTAAAATCAGTGGATTTAACGCAGCAGTTGGAGTTTTTGCGTTTGAATTTATCGGAGGAAGTTTAGGCTCGGCAACAGGAGAAAAGCTCACAAGGCTTACTGAGTATGCAAAAAAACACAAGTTACCATTAATCATCGTCTTCTCCTCCGGCGGAGAGAGAATACAGGAAGGTATTTACTCCCTAATGCAAGTTGCAAAAATAATTCAGGCAGTAGATTCATTCAAAAAAAGCGGCGGATTATTCATACCGATTTTAACAAATCCTTCTTACTGTGGAGCAGCTGCTATTGCCATGACTGGAAGCATTATAATTGCAGAAAAAGGTTCTTCAATTAGTATTTCAGGCCCGCGCATTACAAAAGAGGTTGCAAAGAAAAATATCCCGGATAAATTAAAACAAGCAGAATCTTTACTTCAAAATGGATTTCTGGACATAGTTGTTGATAGATATTTGCTCAAAGCAACTATCACACAGTTTCTTAAACACTATAATAGGAGGACGATATGA
- the mnmG gene encoding tRNA uridine-5-carboxymethylaminomethyl(34) synthesis enzyme MnmG produces the protein MKTFDLIVVGAGHAGVEAALASARMGVETLLITIDCDSIGWMPCNPAIGGPGKAQIVREVDALGGVMALNTDATLTQLKMLNISKGPAVWSLRAQCDKWAYSLGMKERVENQPHLHLRQGIVTRLIVQKNRVKGVEVSDGMKFYSNAVVITAGTYLNGRIYISKWMQPAGRWAEPPANSLSDNLKELGFKIKRFNTGTTPRVDKRSIDFSKLIVEKGDVIPLHFSTWNEPKIYKNQIDSYLGWTNEKTIEITRKYLDMSPSVMGIMVKTGPRTCPSMEEKVRWFPDKVRHQFFLEQEGFCTNEMYMQGMYMSMPYENQLEVLRTIPGLENVEIIRPAYVIDYDYVVPTQLNLNYETKIVEGLFIAGQPNGTTGYDEAAGQGILAGINAALKIKGKEPFILSRSEAYLGVMTDDILTKELFEPYRITPSHCEHRLLLRQDNADLRLTRKGYQIGVVEEWKYRKLEEKEKMINEIKMKLESIVLKPNKETLSRLKSFGIKEINKPILLADILKRHDFTKEDLRKIESSFAGYPDELLEEIESDIKYAGYIVREQNKIKESIRWEKFIIPENFDYSVVHSLSKEGRERLTQVKPKSLAQAMRVSGVRPADIQMLLLYFKSSKK, from the coding sequence ATGAAAACGTTTGATTTAATTGTTGTTGGGGCGGGGCATGCTGGAGTTGAGGCGGCACTTGCTTCAGCACGAATGGGAGTGGAAACTCTCCTTATAACAATTGATTGCGACAGCATTGGCTGGATGCCATGTAACCCGGCAATTGGTGGGCCTGGCAAGGCACAGATTGTACGCGAAGTGGATGCTCTCGGTGGTGTTATGGCTCTCAATACAGATGCAACGCTTACTCAGCTAAAAATGCTAAATATATCTAAAGGCCCCGCTGTATGGAGTTTGCGGGCGCAATGTGATAAATGGGCATACTCATTAGGAATGAAAGAGAGAGTGGAAAACCAGCCGCATTTACACCTTCGTCAGGGAATTGTAACGCGCCTTATCGTTCAAAAGAATCGAGTAAAAGGCGTAGAGGTCTCTGACGGTATGAAATTTTATTCAAATGCTGTTGTTATTACTGCAGGAACGTATCTTAACGGTAGGATTTACATTTCAAAATGGATGCAGCCTGCCGGGCGATGGGCAGAACCGCCTGCTAATAGTCTTTCTGATAATTTGAAGGAGCTTGGTTTTAAGATAAAGCGTTTTAACACAGGCACAACGCCGCGTGTTGATAAAAGGTCCATTGATTTTTCTAAACTTATTGTTGAAAAGGGCGATGTGATACCACTGCACTTTTCAACCTGGAACGAGCCTAAAATCTATAAAAATCAAATTGATTCATATCTTGGTTGGACAAATGAAAAAACAATAGAAATAACCAGAAAATATTTAGATATGTCTCCTTCTGTTATGGGCATTATGGTAAAAACAGGGCCGAGAACTTGTCCATCTATGGAGGAAAAAGTACGCTGGTTTCCAGATAAGGTAAGGCATCAATTTTTTTTAGAACAGGAAGGTTTTTGCACAAACGAAATGTATATGCAGGGAATGTATATGTCTATGCCGTATGAAAATCAATTAGAAGTTTTACGTACGATACCTGGGCTTGAAAATGTAGAGATCATACGGCCCGCTTACGTGATAGACTATGATTATGTTGTCCCTACTCAACTCAATTTAAACTATGAAACAAAGATTGTCGAAGGTTTGTTTATAGCAGGACAGCCAAATGGAACTACCGGGTACGACGAAGCAGCAGGACAGGGAATCCTTGCCGGGATTAATGCTGCACTCAAAATAAAAGGAAAAGAACCGTTTATTCTGAGTAGAAGCGAAGCTTATTTAGGCGTGATGACAGATGATATTCTTACAAAAGAATTATTTGAGCCATATAGAATTACACCATCGCATTGTGAACACCGATTACTCCTCAGGCAGGATAATGCAGATTTACGACTAACCCGTAAAGGTTACCAAATTGGCGTAGTTGAAGAATGGAAATATAGAAAGTTAGAAGAAAAAGAAAAAATGATCAATGAAATTAAAATGAAACTCGAGAGTATAGTTTTAAAGCCCAATAAAGAGACTTTATCCAGGCTAAAAAGTTTTGGTATAAAAGAAATTAACAAGCCCATACTGCTAGCGGATATTTTAAAGAGGCATGATTTTACAAAAGAAGATTTAAGGAAAATTGAATCTTCTTTTGCAGGCTACCCGGATGAATTGCTTGAAGAAATCGAGAGCGATATTAAGTATGCCGGATATATTGTAAGGGAACAGAATAAGATAAAAGAATCCATACGATGGGAGAAATTCATCATACCAGAGAATTTTGATTATTCAGTTGTTCACTCACTTTCAAAGGAAGGAAGAGAACGTCTTACGCAGGTAAAGCCTAAATCTCTGGCTCAAGCAATGCGCGTGTCAGGTGTGCGGCCTGCCGACATTCAAATGCTCCTTCTATATTTCAAAAGCAGCAAGAAGTAG
- the accA gene encoding carboxyltransferase subunit alpha → MKYLLPFEKSLEPLYKELEERKKNWEATNNIEEKIQQELKKIYGSLTAYQIAQIARHPDRPNATDYINALFEDFIELHGDKKSGDDPSIIAGIGSFKGTTVTVIGSRKGNTLKDVILCNCGMIKPEGFRKIARIVNLASTTFKSPIITFIDTPGAFVSKESEKKGQIEAVSESILALFKAKVPIIAVIIGEGISLGALSMSIADKIIMLQYSFFSVISPEGGASILYNNREKSEELASSLKFTAADLLNAGTIDKVVNEPIGGAHRNKKEVVKAIGDAINNELKTLLKENEKQLKTNRIEKYRKIGIYAD, encoded by the coding sequence ATGAAATATTTACTTCCGTTTGAAAAATCTCTTGAACCACTATATAAAGAATTGGAAGAAAGAAAGAAAAACTGGGAAGCAACAAACAATATAGAAGAAAAAATTCAACAAGAACTAAAAAAAATTTACGGCTCCCTCACCGCTTACCAGATTGCACAAATTGCCCGTCATCCCGATAGACCCAATGCAACAGACTATATTAACGCTTTATTTGAAGATTTTATTGAGCTGCACGGCGACAAGAAGAGCGGAGATGATCCTTCAATTATAGCAGGCATTGGAAGTTTTAAGGGCACAACGGTTACTGTAATAGGAAGCAGAAAAGGAAATACGCTAAAAGATGTGATTTTATGTAATTGTGGAATGATAAAACCAGAAGGATTCAGAAAAATTGCAAGAATTGTTAATCTTGCTTCAACAACGTTTAAAAGTCCTATTATTACATTTATTGATACACCTGGAGCATTTGTATCCAAAGAATCAGAGAAAAAAGGACAAATAGAAGCGGTTTCCGAATCCATACTTGCACTGTTTAAAGCAAAAGTGCCAATTATTGCTGTTATAATTGGTGAAGGAATAAGTCTCGGCGCACTCAGTATGAGCATTGCAGATAAAATCATTATGTTGCAATACTCGTTCTTCTCGGTAATCTCACCTGAAGGAGGTGCATCAATTCTATATAATAACAGGGAAAAAAGCGAAGAGTTAGCATCAAGCTTAAAATTCACGGCAGCCGACCTATTAAATGCAGGTACTATTGACAAAGTAGTAAATGAACCAATAGGCGGAGCACATAGAAATAAAAAGGAAGTTGTAAAAGCAATAGGAGATGCAATTAACAATGAACTCAAAACACTACTAAAGGAAAATGAAAAACAGCTAAAAACAAATCGTATAGAAAAATATAGAAAAATTGGAATCTATGCGGATTAA
- a CDS encoding 2-hydroxyacid dehydrogenase, with product MIQIGIFMPYIQNIDTIFDKIKKEIGYKGKITLIKPKNELEKEKAIPEVDIVISGPLTNEEIIKAKKLKLIQVPYAGVEEFNLNLLKNRNIILSNVHGNATSVAEHAFSLLLALAKGIVVNNGDLRRGMWHGWMSNEPNIEIKGKTLCIIGLGSIGKKAAQFGKAFGMNVIGVKKNITNVSNVDKVYGANKIKDAVSKADFILLAVPATNETKELINKEMFNLMKGKYLINVSRGSVINEQALFVALKNHTLEGAAIDTWWLYPKNKHEFQYPSRYPFWLLDNIIMSPHTAGYSDKSIGQNWEEAITNIMQFASGKKIKNIVSVEKGY from the coding sequence ATGATTCAAATCGGAATTTTTATGCCCTATATACAGAATATTGACACAATTTTTGATAAAATAAAAAAAGAAATAGGGTATAAAGGAAAAATTACATTAATCAAACCAAAAAATGAACTTGAAAAAGAAAAAGCAATTCCAGAAGTAGATATTGTCATTTCGGGTCCTCTCACAAATGAAGAAATCATAAAAGCAAAAAAGCTTAAACTCATACAGGTACCGTATGCAGGGGTAGAAGAATTTAATCTAAATTTACTAAAGAACAGAAACATTATCCTCTCAAATGTCCACGGCAACGCAACATCTGTTGCAGAGCATGCATTTAGTTTGCTTCTTGCACTGGCAAAAGGAATAGTAGTAAACAACGGGGATCTTAGAAGGGGTATGTGGCATGGTTGGATGAGTAACGAACCAAACATAGAGATCAAGGGAAAAACGCTCTGTATTATAGGACTGGGGAGTATTGGTAAAAAAGCAGCACAGTTTGGAAAAGCATTTGGCATGAATGTAATAGGCGTGAAAAAAAATATAACCAATGTTTCAAATGTAGATAAAGTCTATGGAGCAAACAAAATAAAAGATGCAGTTTCAAAAGCAGATTTTATCCTCCTTGCAGTGCCTGCAACAAATGAAACAAAAGAGTTAATTAACAAGGAAATGTTTAACCTCATGAAAGGGAAATATCTTATTAACGTATCAAGAGGATCTGTAATAAACGAACAGGCCCTATTCGTTGCACTCAAAAACCATACATTAGAAGGAGCGGCAATCGACACCTGGTGGCTATATCCAAAAAATAAGCATGAATTCCAATACCCGTCACGCTACCCGTTCTGGTTACTGGACAATATAATCATGTCGCCACATACAGCTGGATATTCCGATAAAAGCATTGGTCAAAATTGGGAAGAAGCTATAACAAATATTATGCAATTTGCTTCTGGCAAAAAAATTAAAAATATTGTAAGTGTAGAGAAAGGTTATTAG